In the genome of Actinomadura graeca, one region contains:
- the pheA gene encoding prephenate dehydratase has translation MTDASRPERYAYLGPRGTFTEAALLSIPGAAEAEHVPYATVPAVLDALRREEVDSAVVALENSVEGSVPATLDELATGEPLQIVGEILLPVSFALLVRPGVTMDDIKSVASHPIAQPQCRRWLAGHVPDAEWHAATSNAEAAQHVADGHYDAALAGSFAAARYGLSVLVEDIHDVADAVTRFIVLRRPCAPPEATGTDRTTVVAFIGEDHPGALLEILTEFSVRGINLTLIQSRPTGAGLGSYLFWMDFEGHVADARVGEALMGLRRVCADVRFVGSYARADQIRPEIRRGTHDDDFTKASTWLESIRG, from the coding sequence GTGACCGACGCCAGCAGGCCCGAACGCTACGCCTACCTCGGCCCGCGCGGCACGTTCACCGAGGCCGCGCTCCTGTCGATCCCCGGTGCCGCCGAGGCCGAGCACGTCCCGTACGCGACGGTGCCCGCCGTCCTGGACGCGCTGCGCCGCGAGGAGGTCGACTCCGCCGTCGTCGCGCTGGAGAACTCCGTCGAGGGCTCCGTCCCCGCCACGCTGGACGAGCTGGCGACCGGCGAGCCCCTCCAGATCGTCGGCGAGATCCTCCTGCCGGTGTCGTTCGCGCTGCTCGTCCGTCCCGGCGTCACGATGGACGACATCAAGTCCGTCGCCTCGCACCCGATCGCGCAGCCGCAGTGCCGCCGCTGGCTCGCGGGGCACGTCCCCGACGCCGAGTGGCACGCCGCCACGTCCAACGCCGAGGCCGCCCAGCACGTCGCCGACGGCCACTACGACGCGGCCCTCGCCGGCTCGTTCGCCGCCGCCCGCTACGGCCTGTCCGTGCTCGTCGAGGACATCCACGACGTCGCCGACGCGGTCACCCGCTTCATCGTCCTGCGCCGCCCCTGCGCGCCGCCGGAGGCCACCGGGACCGACCGGACGACCGTCGTCGCGTTCATCGGCGAGGACCACCCGGGCGCCCTGCTGGAGATCCTCACGGAGTTCTCCGTCCGCGGCATCAACCTGACGCTGATCCAGTCCCGCCCGACCGGCGCGGGCCTCGGCTCCTACCTTTTCTGGATGGATTTCGAGGGCCATGTCGCCGACGCCCGCGTCGGCGAGGCGCTGATGGGACTGCGCCGGGTCTGCGCCGACGTCCGCTTCGTCGGTTCCTACGCCCGCGCCGACCAGATCCGTCCCGAGATCCGCCGCGGCACCCACGACGACGACTTCACGAAGGCGTCCACGTGGCTGGAGTCCATCCGCGGCTAG
- a CDS encoding long-chain-fatty-acid--CoA ligase encodes MPGLTEILRERAKTHPDRVAFIAGDARITYRDFDRRADRAAAALAGSGVGRGDRVAILDKNSIEYAEQMFGAARLGAVQVPVNYRLAPDEVAYIVNNAQAKTFIVGAEFVPVLDAIAGKLDHTTHTVVIGGLDHAHLDYASWLDEADAAPPEAGTDTSDVFVQLYSSGTTGLPKGVMLTHDNFAAVLPLARDAWGIEDSSVMAVAMPMYHVAGSALTVCVIFDGITGVLNREPDPAAIARAIERHRVTHIFLVPVLMQFMQLIPEVAEADMSSLRLLLYGASPISEDVLRGTMRLLPGSGFMQVYGLTETTGVITMLPVEDHDPGGPNAHRLRSAGLANPSCELRITDPATQEDLPRGEVGEILCRTPQVMKGYWGMPEATADALLPGGWLRTGDAGYLDEDGYLYIHDRVKDMIISGGENIYPAEVENALMGHPAVKDCAVIGVPDAHWGETPKAIVVLSADVPDADLIDHCRGAIAHFKCPTSVERRESIPRNLTGKVLKHELRAPYWQGQDRGVH; translated from the coding sequence GTGCCGGGTCTGACCGAGATACTGCGCGAGCGTGCGAAAACCCACCCCGACCGCGTCGCGTTCATCGCGGGTGACGCCCGGATCACCTACCGGGACTTCGACCGGCGCGCCGACCGGGCCGCGGCTGCGCTGGCGGGATCCGGGGTCGGGCGCGGTGACCGCGTCGCGATCCTCGACAAGAACTCCATCGAGTACGCCGAGCAGATGTTCGGCGCGGCCCGGCTCGGCGCCGTCCAGGTGCCGGTCAACTACCGGCTGGCACCGGACGAGGTCGCCTATATCGTCAACAACGCGCAGGCGAAGACCTTCATCGTCGGCGCGGAGTTCGTGCCCGTCCTGGACGCGATCGCCGGGAAGCTCGACCACACGACCCACACGGTGGTCATCGGCGGCTTAGACCACGCCCACCTCGACTACGCCTCCTGGTTGGACGAGGCGGACGCCGCCCCGCCCGAGGCCGGGACCGACACCTCGGACGTGTTCGTCCAGCTCTACTCCTCCGGCACCACGGGCCTTCCCAAGGGCGTGATGCTGACGCACGACAACTTCGCCGCGGTCCTGCCCCTGGCGAGGGACGCGTGGGGCATCGAGGACTCGTCCGTGATGGCGGTCGCGATGCCGATGTACCACGTGGCGGGCAGCGCGCTCACCGTCTGCGTGATCTTCGACGGGATCACCGGCGTCCTCAACCGCGAGCCGGACCCGGCCGCCATCGCCCGCGCGATCGAGCGGCACCGCGTCACCCACATCTTCCTCGTCCCGGTGCTGATGCAGTTCATGCAGCTGATCCCGGAGGTGGCCGAGGCGGACATGTCCAGCCTCAGGCTGCTGCTGTACGGGGCGTCGCCGATCAGCGAGGACGTCCTGCGCGGCACGATGCGCCTGCTGCCCGGCAGCGGGTTCATGCAGGTCTACGGGCTGACGGAGACCACCGGCGTGATCACGATGCTGCCCGTCGAGGACCACGACCCGGGCGGCCCGAACGCGCACCGGCTGCGCAGCGCGGGCCTGGCCAACCCGTCCTGCGAGCTCAGGATCACCGACCCGGCGACGCAGGAGGACCTGCCGCGCGGCGAGGTCGGCGAGATCCTGTGCCGCACGCCGCAGGTCATGAAGGGCTACTGGGGGATGCCCGAGGCGACCGCCGACGCGCTGCTGCCGGGCGGCTGGTTGCGGACGGGCGACGCCGGCTACCTCGACGAGGACGGCTACCTCTACATCCACGACCGCGTCAAGGACATGATCATCTCAGGTGGTGAGAACATCTATCCCGCCGAGGTCGAGAACGCGCTGATGGGGCACCCCGCCGTGAAGGACTGCGCGGTCATCGGCGTCCCCGACGCGCACTGGGGCGAGACGCCGAAGGCGATCGTCGTGCTCTCCGCAGACGTGCCCGACGCCGATCTCATCGACCACTGCCGCGGGGCCATCGCCCACTTCAAGTGCCCGACCTCGGTCGAGCGCCGCGAGTCGATCCCCCGCAACCTCACGGGGAAGGTCCTCAAGCACGAGCTGCGCGCCCCCTACTGGCAGGGCCAGGACCGCGGCGTCCACTGA
- a CDS encoding MFS transporter: protein MIGRTAALPLHLTAATLLRVSAEGLATALVLTVQARTGHAASAGYLQTAMTLPYVLSGPVVGNLIDRVARPRRVAVVMAAGYAVATAVLLMVAGRSPLVLALCVAAVIGCTEPVVVALTSLLPRFVEKGRLSRAYGLEASSYNLAAIAGPGLAAVLAASLGGQYAGIAIVCAAVAGMFVLPLLPFPGVASASGGGGWRTVISGGLVVLAEGRVLRALTAATTLAWLAFGGVAVTAVLLAQHIGAAPSAGGKLLVAMAIGSFLGSLASSRWLTPRHAEPVMLGGLVAFGAALASLAVVPSLPWAMAAFAAAGVFEGPLFAATLMLRQRESPPDRLGQVNTTAGSLKIAASALGAALTAASADAVGPVGLVLAIASFQFAGAAVGWFLLRGKPVDFPDDGS from the coding sequence GTGATCGGCAGGACGGCCGCGCTCCCCCTTCATCTCACGGCCGCCACGCTCCTTCGGGTCTCCGCCGAAGGCTTGGCGACGGCGCTGGTCCTCACCGTCCAGGCGCGGACGGGGCATGCCGCGAGCGCCGGGTACCTGCAGACCGCGATGACGCTGCCGTATGTGCTGAGCGGGCCGGTGGTCGGAAATCTGATCGACCGGGTGGCGCGCCCTCGGCGTGTCGCGGTCGTCATGGCGGCCGGGTACGCCGTGGCGACGGCGGTGCTGCTGATGGTTGCGGGGCGTTCGCCGTTGGTGCTCGCCTTGTGCGTGGCGGCGGTGATCGGGTGCACGGAGCCGGTGGTGGTGGCCCTGACCAGCCTTCTTCCGCGGTTCGTCGAGAAAGGACGGCTGTCCAGGGCGTATGGGTTGGAGGCTTCCAGTTACAACCTTGCGGCCATCGCGGGACCCGGGTTGGCGGCGGTGCTCGCGGCATCGCTGGGCGGGCAGTACGCCGGAATCGCCATTGTCTGTGCCGCTGTAGCGGGGATGTTCGTACTGCCCCTTTTGCCCTTCCCTGGGGTCGCGAGCGCCTCCGGGGGCGGGGGGTGGCGGACGGTCATCTCGGGCGGGCTGGTCGTCCTGGCCGAGGGGCGGGTGCTGCGGGCGCTGACGGCGGCGACGACGCTGGCGTGGCTGGCGTTCGGCGGGGTCGCCGTGACGGCGGTGCTGCTCGCCCAGCACATCGGGGCCGCGCCGAGCGCGGGCGGGAAGCTGCTGGTGGCCATGGCGATCGGGTCGTTCCTGGGGTCGCTCGCGTCCAGCCGGTGGCTGACGCCCCGGCACGCCGAGCCGGTGATGCTGGGCGGGCTGGTCGCGTTCGGCGCGGCGCTGGCGTCGCTGGCGGTGGTGCCGTCGCTTCCGTGGGCGATGGCCGCCTTCGCGGCGGCGGGGGTGTTCGAGGGGCCGTTGTTCGCGGCGACGCTGATGCTGCGGCAGCGGGAGTCGCCGCCGGACCGGCTCGGGCAGGTCAACACGACGGCGGGAAGCCTCAAGATCGCCGCGTCGGCGCTGGGGGCGGCGCTGACCGCCGCGTCGGCGGACGCGGTGGGTCCGGTCGGGCTCGTCCTGGCGATCGCGTCCTTCCAGTTCGCGGGGGCCGCGGTGGGATGGTTCCTGCTGCGCGGAAAACCTGTCGACTTCCCCGATGACGGCTCGTAG
- a CDS encoding STAS domain-containing protein — MELNVSTASQGGHAVVTATGELDLYTAPRLQAALAGLLRDQVNRIVVDLEGVEFCDSTGMNVLLAAMKRLKEQGGALELAAPRPAVKRILQVTGLDTVFTVIDAAPALDAG; from the coding sequence GTGGAGTTGAACGTCTCGACTGCGTCTCAGGGTGGTCACGCCGTCGTCACGGCGACCGGCGAACTCGACCTGTACACCGCGCCCAGGTTGCAGGCGGCCCTCGCGGGCCTCCTGCGCGACCAGGTCAACCGCATCGTGGTCGATCTGGAAGGAGTCGAGTTCTGCGACTCGACCGGCATGAACGTGCTCCTTGCGGCCATGAAGCGGCTCAAGGAGCAGGGCGGCGCGCTCGAGCTCGCCGCTCCGCGCCCGGCCGTGAAGCGGATCCTCCAGGTCACCGGACTCGACACCGTCTTCACCGTCATCGATGCCGCGCCGGCCTTGGACGCCGGCTGA
- a CDS encoding glycosyltransferase family 2 protein, with protein sequence MQDVAVIIPAKDEADRIAATVKAAQELPGAGLVMVVDDGSSDGTGRVARQAGARVVRHGRNRGKGAAMETGAEAVRLLDEDREQPRHLLFLDADLAETAREAAPLAEPVLAGEADMTIAAFSSTVKLGGHGFVVRLSRDGIRRATGWEATQPLNGQRCLTRAAFDAALPLAAGFGVETALTIDLLRKGFRVTEVEVPLAHRATGTDWRAQVHRARQFRDVARALAVREPVVAGQLARLGGRRR encoded by the coding sequence ATGCAGGACGTAGCGGTGATCATCCCGGCCAAGGACGAAGCCGACCGCATCGCGGCCACCGTCAAGGCCGCGCAGGAACTGCCCGGCGCCGGCCTGGTCATGGTGGTCGACGACGGCTCGTCCGACGGCACCGGGCGGGTCGCCCGGCAGGCCGGGGCGCGGGTCGTGCGGCACGGCCGCAACCGCGGCAAGGGCGCGGCGATGGAGACCGGCGCCGAGGCCGTCCGGCTGCTGGACGAGGACCGCGAGCAGCCCCGCCACCTGCTGTTCCTGGACGCCGACCTCGCCGAGACCGCGCGTGAGGCGGCGCCGCTGGCGGAGCCGGTGCTGGCCGGTGAGGCGGACATGACGATCGCGGCGTTCTCCTCGACCGTGAAGCTCGGCGGGCACGGGTTCGTCGTCCGGCTGTCCCGCGACGGGATCAGGCGCGCCACCGGCTGGGAGGCCACCCAGCCCCTCAACGGGCAGCGCTGCCTGACGCGGGCCGCGTTCGACGCCGCGCTCCCCTTGGCCGCCGGGTTCGGCGTGGAGACCGCCCTCACCATCGACCTGCTGCGCAAGGGGTTCCGGGTGACGGAGGTGGAGGTGCCGCTGGCGCACCGCGCGACCGGCACCGACTGGCGCGCGCAGGTGCACCGGGCCCGGCAGTTCCGCGACGTGGCCAGGGCCCTCGCCGTCCGCGAGCCCGTGGTGGCCGGGCAGCTCGCCCGCTTGGGCGGCCGTAGACGATGA
- a CDS encoding sensor histidine kinase, with translation MIPFEDLLWVVFYAALAALVVAGVALALLHALRERSVAVQLAVVGAATVLAMISGILVISFLMLLNDHDRSVVLAVVTSAGLVAMAVSVLLGRRLVAANRVLAEAVRADRFRPPAARLPAELAELSRELEAAYDRLAAAHAREQALEASRRELVAWVSHDLRTPLAGLRAMAEALEDGVVADQRTVRRYHERIRVEAERLTEMVDDLFELSRIHAGALRLSRRRVGLADLVAEAVAGTEPLARAKGVRVRGDVREGLPVQVDTGELGRALRNLVVNAIRHTPSDGAVEIIGEVLDGEARVTVADACGGIPEEDLPRVFDVAFRGEAARTPGGGAGLGLAIARGIVEAHAGRIGVANEGPGCRFEVRLPLGS, from the coding sequence ATGATCCCGTTCGAGGACCTGCTGTGGGTCGTGTTCTACGCGGCGCTGGCCGCGCTGGTCGTCGCGGGCGTCGCGCTCGCCCTGCTGCACGCGCTGCGGGAGCGCTCGGTGGCGGTCCAGCTGGCCGTGGTGGGCGCGGCGACCGTGCTGGCGATGATCTCGGGCATCCTCGTGATCTCGTTCCTGATGCTGCTGAACGACCACGACCGCTCGGTCGTGCTCGCGGTGGTGACGTCCGCGGGGCTGGTCGCCATGGCGGTGTCGGTGCTGCTCGGGCGGAGGCTGGTGGCCGCGAACCGGGTGCTGGCCGAGGCCGTCCGCGCGGACCGGTTCCGTCCCCCGGCCGCGCGGCTGCCCGCCGAGCTGGCCGAGCTGTCGCGCGAGCTGGAGGCCGCCTACGACCGGCTGGCCGCCGCGCACGCGCGCGAGCAGGCGCTGGAGGCCAGCCGCCGCGAGCTGGTCGCCTGGGTGAGCCACGACCTGCGCACCCCGCTGGCCGGGCTGCGGGCGATGGCCGAGGCGCTGGAGGACGGCGTGGTCGCCGACCAGCGCACCGTCCGGCGCTACCACGAGCGGATCCGCGTCGAGGCGGAGCGGCTCACCGAGATGGTGGACGACCTGTTCGAGCTGTCCCGGATCCACGCGGGCGCCCTGCGGCTGTCGCGGCGGCGCGTGGGCCTCGCGGACCTGGTCGCCGAGGCCGTGGCGGGCACGGAGCCGCTCGCGCGGGCCAAGGGGGTGCGCGTCCGCGGCGACGTCCGGGAGGGGCTGCCCGTCCAGGTGGACACGGGGGAGCTGGGCCGCGCGCTCCGCAACCTCGTGGTGAACGCGATCCGGCACACCCCGAGCGACGGCGCGGTGGAGATCATCGGCGAGGTCCTGGACGGCGAGGCGAGGGTGACGGTCGCCGACGCCTGCGGCGGCATCCCCGAGGAGGACCTGCCGCGCGTGTTCGACGTGGCGTTCCGCGGTGAGGCCGCCCGCACCCCGGGCGGCGGCGCCGGACTCGGCCTGGCCATCGCCCGGGGCATCGTCGAGGCCCACGCCGGGCGGATCGGCGTGGCGAACGAGGGGCCGGGGTGCCGTTTCGAGGTCCGTCTCCCCCTCGGCTCCTGA
- a CDS encoding glycosyltransferase 87 family protein, whose amino-acid sequence MREVSGAGEGSEPSRAARRWGTPADLLILLAGIAVAVVAVTPIVTRWLGNQPDQRLVDLEVYRDGGRALLRGAPLYDVLTQPPQFLPFTYPPFAAVLAVPFTLLPWRAAQWTWTILLYAALVISVWYAFRDLVRRAGRWAPLAAGVLVAATAWLDPVRDQIRFGQVGLFLLALCLADCCTRSARWPRGMLVGLALAIKLVPGVFLIYFLITGRRDAAVNALLTAAAATLGAFALLPSDSADYWFGALLQGGDRTGSVSGTTNQAINGVVARILPEGPARSLVWLVLVLAMAYYGFKLARHVTYKADEKADLPSLTGRVGGTDHYAAADRLAGPDAYSLLLAGVAIVGLLSVLLSPVGWIHHLVWIIPVIGALAGDGRDTRRCLIAAAVWVYFLFPLPWWGTKLIGPDHSLFSVFWGRVVQDAFGAAAIAAVVVLGVWLPKRLFPGPGDEDTSQREVEIGTLAP is encoded by the coding sequence ATGCGCGAAGTCAGTGGTGCGGGTGAGGGGTCCGAGCCCTCACGCGCCGCGAGGCGGTGGGGCACACCCGCGGACCTGCTGATCCTGCTGGCCGGGATCGCCGTCGCGGTCGTGGCGGTGACGCCGATCGTCACCCGCTGGCTGGGCAACCAGCCCGACCAGAGGCTCGTCGACCTGGAGGTCTACCGGGACGGCGGGCGCGCGCTGCTGCGAGGCGCGCCGCTCTACGACGTCCTGACGCAGCCGCCGCAGTTCCTGCCCTTCACCTACCCGCCCTTCGCGGCCGTCCTGGCCGTGCCGTTCACCCTGCTCCCCTGGCGCGCGGCGCAGTGGACGTGGACGATCCTGCTGTACGCCGCCCTGGTGATCTCCGTCTGGTACGCGTTCCGCGACCTCGTCCGGCGGGCGGGCCGCTGGGCGCCGCTCGCCGCCGGCGTCCTCGTCGCGGCGACGGCCTGGCTCGACCCCGTCCGCGACCAGATCCGGTTCGGGCAGGTGGGGCTGTTCCTGCTCGCGCTGTGCCTGGCCGACTGCTGCACGCGCTCGGCGCGCTGGCCGCGCGGCATGCTCGTCGGCCTCGCCCTTGCGATCAAGCTGGTGCCGGGCGTCTTCCTCATCTACTTCCTCATCACCGGGCGGCGGGACGCGGCGGTCAACGCGCTCCTCACGGCCGCCGCCGCGACGCTCGGCGCGTTCGCGCTGCTGCCGTCCGACTCGGCCGACTACTGGTTCGGCGCGTTGCTCCAGGGAGGCGACCGCACCGGCAGCGTGAGCGGCACCACCAACCAGGCGATCAACGGGGTCGTCGCGCGGATCCTGCCCGAGGGGCCCGCCAGGTCGCTGGTGTGGCTGGTGCTGGTCCTGGCGATGGCCTACTACGGCTTCAAGCTCGCCCGCCACGTCACCTACAAGGCGGATGAGAAGGCCGACCTTCCCTCCCTCACCGGACGCGTCGGCGGCACCGACCACTACGCGGCCGCCGACCGGCTCGCCGGGCCGGACGCCTACAGCCTGCTGCTGGCGGGCGTCGCGATCGTCGGGCTGCTGTCGGTCCTGCTGTCCCCCGTGGGCTGGATCCACCACCTGGTGTGGATCATCCCAGTTATCGGCGCTTTGGCCGGAGATGGGCGGGACACGCGCAGATGTCTGATCGCCGCCGCCGTCTGGGTCTACTTCCTGTTCCCGCTGCCCTGGTGGGGGACCAAGCTGATCGGCCCGGACCACTCCCTTTTCTCGGTTTTCTGGGGCCGGGTGGTCCAGGACGCGTTCGGCGCCGCGGCGATCGCGGCGGTGGTCGTCCTCGGTGTCTGGCTCCCGAAACGGCTCTTTCCCGGGCCCGGTGACGAAGATACTTCGCAACGTGAGGTGGAGATCGGTACGCTCGCCCCGTGA
- a CDS encoding endonuclease/exonuclease/phosphatase family protein encodes MRVPRALIPLLSVCGAAAVVAAAGAGAAIDGLPGGGPAHADGARGVSAVTVKVTTWNVCGTPAPGCPLGADPAALTRRIVQQVGGTEAGGHKGGPAAVFLQEVCSGQVQALKKSGRRWNWAFAPFTGAPSCAAGQGRPGVAVGAQAPLTGVRTSPLPSPSRTGRVAVCGDVPSWNTRLCATQFSVAGEDPSGEWRRKQVDALGTLAGTGVRAVVGGDLSDSPGSAVLDPLYRSYDECDQGAGGARSGAGTAQDWRGAATEKTDYLFVSKGAAASCAVPAAPVASSDHRPLSAVIRFR; translated from the coding sequence GTGCGAGTCCCGCGCGCCCTGATTCCCCTGCTCTCGGTCTGCGGAGCCGCCGCGGTGGTCGCCGCGGCGGGCGCGGGTGCCGCCATCGACGGGCTGCCCGGCGGCGGTCCGGCGCACGCCGACGGGGCACGCGGGGTGTCCGCGGTGACGGTCAAGGTGACGACGTGGAACGTGTGCGGGACGCCCGCGCCCGGCTGCCCGCTCGGCGCGGACCCCGCGGCGCTGACGAGGCGGATCGTCCAGCAGGTCGGCGGGACGGAGGCGGGCGGGCACAAGGGCGGACCGGCCGCGGTGTTCCTCCAGGAGGTCTGCTCCGGGCAGGTCCAGGCCCTCAAGAAGTCCGGCAGGCGGTGGAACTGGGCCTTCGCGCCGTTCACCGGGGCGCCCTCCTGCGCGGCCGGGCAGGGACGGCCCGGCGTGGCCGTGGGCGCCCAGGCGCCGCTCACCGGCGTCCGCACGTCCCCGCTGCCGTCGCCTTCGCGGACGGGGCGGGTCGCGGTGTGCGGCGACGTCCCGTCCTGGAACACCCGGCTCTGCGCGACGCAGTTCAGCGTCGCGGGCGAGGACCCGAGCGGCGAGTGGCGCCGCAAGCAGGTCGACGCGCTGGGGACGCTCGCCGGGACCGGGGTCCGCGCCGTCGTCGGCGGCGACCTCTCAGACAGCCCGGGGAGCGCGGTCCTCGACCCGCTGTACCGCTCCTACGACGAGTGCGACCAGGGCGCGGGCGGGGCACGTTCCGGCGCCGGGACGGCCCAGGACTGGCGGGGTGCCGCCACCGAGAAGACCGACTACCTGTTCGTCAGCAAGGGCGCCGCGGCGTCGTGCGCCGTCCCCGCCGCGCCGGTGGCGTCCTCCGACCACCGCCCCCTGTCCGCGGTGATCCGCTTCCGGTGA
- a CDS encoding response regulator transcription factor, with translation MTHAGRVLVVDDDPTVAEVVARYLARDGHEVECVADGHAALREARDHPPDLVVLDLMLPGMDGLEVCRRLRETSVVPIVMLTALGTETDRLVGLETGADDYVTKPFSPRELTLRVRSVLRRARGAIVPAGPGAPLRDGDLVVDVGAHEAALGGTRLALTAREFDLLAFLLRHPRQAFTRDELLQRVWDWTFGDSSTVTVHVRRLREKIEDDPAAPRRIVTVWGVGYRYEPR, from the coding sequence GTGACCCACGCGGGCCGCGTCCTCGTGGTCGACGACGACCCGACCGTGGCCGAGGTCGTCGCCCGCTACCTGGCGCGCGACGGCCACGAGGTCGAGTGCGTCGCGGACGGGCACGCGGCGCTGCGCGAGGCCCGCGACCACCCGCCCGACCTCGTCGTCCTGGACCTGATGCTGCCCGGCATGGACGGCCTGGAGGTGTGTCGGCGGCTCCGCGAGACCTCGGTCGTCCCGATCGTGATGCTGACCGCGCTCGGCACCGAGACCGACCGTCTCGTCGGGCTGGAGACCGGCGCCGATGACTATGTGACCAAGCCGTTCAGCCCGCGGGAGCTGACCCTGCGCGTCCGGTCGGTGCTGCGGCGGGCGCGCGGCGCGATCGTCCCGGCCGGGCCCGGGGCGCCGCTGCGGGACGGCGACCTGGTCGTCGACGTCGGCGCGCACGAGGCGGCCCTGGGCGGCACGCGGCTGGCGCTGACCGCCCGCGAGTTCGACCTGCTGGCGTTCCTGCTGCGCCACCCCCGGCAGGCGTTCACCCGCGACGAGCTGCTCCAGCGCGTCTGGGACTGGACGTTCGGCGACTCGTCCACGGTCACCGTCCACGTCCGGCGGCTCCGCGAGAAGATCGAGGACGACCCGGCGGCGCCGCGCCGCATCGTCACGGTCTGGGGCGTCGGCTACCGGTACGAGCCGCGGTAG
- a CDS encoding DUF4446 family protein, which translates to MLVAVAVAGLVAGVAGLSIAVVAHNRVNQVVDECGEMLRRQLQVASGSVDERAMRDLAIVHYDALKEMSGHRSFSLALINAVGDGVVISSINGRTETRTYAKVVRDGHPIEMLSPEENQALRAARLGKGPVVSMDDPLADYGSERAQTART; encoded by the coding sequence ATGCTTGTCGCGGTGGCCGTCGCCGGCCTGGTCGCCGGGGTGGCCGGACTGTCCATCGCGGTGGTGGCCCACAACCGGGTCAACCAGGTCGTGGACGAGTGCGGGGAAATGCTCAGGCGCCAGCTCCAGGTCGCCAGCGGATCGGTGGACGAGCGCGCCATGCGCGACCTCGCCATCGTCCACTACGACGCGCTCAAGGAGATGTCCGGGCACCGGTCCTTCTCGCTCGCGCTGATCAACGCCGTCGGTGACGGCGTGGTGATCAGCTCGATCAACGGGCGGACCGAGACGCGGACCTACGCCAAGGTCGTCCGGGACGGGCATCCCATCGAGATGCTCTCCCCCGAGGAGAACCAGGCCCTGCGCGCGGCCCGGCTCGGCAAGGGTCCCGTCGTGTCCATGGACGACCCCCTCGCCGATTACGGCAGCGAGCGCGCCCAGACCGCCCGCACCTGA
- the tuf gene encoding elongation factor Tu: MVKQAYERAKPHLNIGTIGHVDHGKTTLTAAITSVLASRGLASAVPFEGIDRAPEERDRGITINVAHVEYATGTRHYAHVDMPGHADYVKNMITGAAQVDGAVLVVSAQDGAMPQTREHIVLAHQVGVRHIVVALNKADMVEDGEILDLVELEVRELLSEYGFPGEEVPVVRVSGLRALEGDPYWTARIGDLLDAIDTYVPVPERVLDRPFLMPVENVLTITGRGTVVTGVVAQGALRLGDAVEIVGLSESFGSVATGLETFGRSMDHAEAGDNTAMLLRGVRRDQVRRGQVISTPGAIRPHTRFRARVRVLTAQEGGRSGPFFHGYRPQFHFRTTDVAGGVDLGGDGGMALPGDTVEMAVELGRPVAMTEGLGFAIREGGLTVGAGTVTALLG, from the coding sequence ATGGTCAAGCAGGCGTACGAGCGCGCCAAGCCGCATCTCAACATCGGGACGATCGGGCACGTCGACCACGGCAAGACCACCCTGACCGCGGCGATCACCAGTGTGCTCGCCTCGCGGGGGCTGGCGTCCGCCGTGCCGTTCGAGGGCATCGACCGCGCCCCCGAGGAGCGCGACCGCGGCATCACCATCAACGTCGCGCACGTCGAGTACGCGACCGGGACACGGCACTACGCCCACGTCGACATGCCCGGCCACGCCGACTACGTGAAGAACATGATCACGGGTGCGGCGCAGGTGGACGGGGCCGTGCTGGTCGTCTCGGCGCAGGACGGCGCGATGCCGCAGACGCGGGAGCACATCGTGCTCGCGCACCAGGTCGGCGTCCGGCACATCGTCGTGGCGCTGAACAAGGCCGACATGGTCGAGGACGGCGAGATCCTCGACCTGGTCGAGCTGGAGGTGCGGGAGCTGCTGTCGGAGTACGGGTTCCCCGGTGAGGAGGTCCCGGTCGTGCGGGTGTCGGGGTTGCGAGCGCTGGAGGGCGACCCGTACTGGACGGCCCGGATCGGCGACCTGCTCGACGCGATCGACACGTACGTGCCGGTGCCCGAGCGGGTGCTGGACAGGCCGTTCCTCATGCCGGTGGAGAACGTCCTCACCATCACCGGGCGCGGGACGGTCGTGACCGGCGTCGTGGCGCAGGGCGCGCTCCGTCTCGGCGACGCGGTGGAGATCGTCGGGCTGAGCGAGTCGTTCGGCTCCGTCGCGACGGGGCTGGAGACGTTCGGCCGGTCGATGGACCACGCGGAGGCGGGCGACAACACCGCCATGCTGCTCCGCGGCGTCCGGCGCGACCAGGTGCGGCGCGGTCAAGTGATCAGCACGCCGGGCGCGATCCGGCCGCACACGCGGTTCCGGGCGCGCGTCCGGGTGCTGACGGCGCAGGAGGGCGGCCGGAGCGGGCCGTTCTTCCACGGCTACCGGCCGCAGTTCCACTTCCGCACCACGGACGTGGCCGGCGGCGTGGACCTCGGCGGCGACGGCGGCATGGCGCTGCCCGGCGACACCGTCGAGATGGCCGTCGAGCTCGGCAGGCCCGTCGCGATGACCGAGGGGCTCGGCTTCGCCATCCGTGAGGGCGGCCTGACGGTCGGTGCGGGCACGGTGACCGCGCTGCTCGGCTAG